The Megasphaera stantonii genome includes a window with the following:
- a CDS encoding OPT family oligopeptide transporter produces the protein MDSKPNMTVNYPNLPELTVRGMLLGALITVIFTASNVYLGLKVGLTFSSSIPAAVISMAILRMFQHSNILENNMVQTQASAAGTLSAIIFILPGLLMLGYWQGFPFWETLLLCACGGSLGVLFTIPLRRAMVVNSDLPYPEGRAAAEILKVGSDIRQAEAAHEDTSKKETGMKDIVSGTALAGLFSLCANGFHILSSEFSYWIALGKTATTQLPLGFSMALLGAGYLIGIASGIAILVGTLLAWVVFVPYLTSVITPAEGQAAADFASQIWAQKVRFIGAGCIGIAAVWTLIRLAKPVIDGIKMSISAIRDNDTAEKKALHHTDIDMTPKSIAIVFIAILVGLFITFYSFVGAAGLPMSVTITYIVVGIIVAVLMGFFVAAACGYMAGLIGTSASPISGIGILGIIVSSLVVFALSTSFGVFETAEGTKFATALAIFITSVIVSIAAISNDNLQDLKTGYIVGATPWKQQVALILGSIIGAIAIAPVLNLLYQAYGFTGALPRESMDPSQALSAPQATLMTTIAQGIFSSSLDWDYILLGIGVGIVVIIIDLLLTKNTKALALPPLAVGMGIYLPPTLEIPLVIGSVIGYFVHKHLKARAALRSPGHEEEDVEACSHRGVLFASGLIVGESLMGVIIALLIVVSVTSGGSENPLALVGKDFKSTADILGLVCFIGAIALFVGHILSTKFTPEKKD, from the coding sequence ATGGATTCAAAACCAAACATGACGGTAAACTACCCCAACCTGCCTGAATTGACCGTCCGCGGCATGCTCCTCGGCGCGCTGATTACGGTTATCTTCACGGCGTCCAACGTCTATCTGGGGTTGAAGGTCGGCCTGACGTTCTCGTCGTCCATTCCGGCTGCCGTCATTTCCATGGCAATCCTGCGCATGTTCCAGCATTCCAATATCCTGGAAAACAACATGGTCCAGACGCAGGCTTCCGCTGCCGGCACCTTGTCGGCCATCATCTTCATCCTGCCGGGTCTGCTCATGCTCGGCTACTGGCAGGGCTTCCCCTTCTGGGAAACGCTGCTCCTGTGCGCCTGCGGCGGTTCCTTAGGCGTACTGTTTACCATTCCGTTGCGGCGGGCGATGGTCGTCAACAGCGACCTGCCCTATCCGGAAGGCCGGGCCGCCGCTGAAATCCTGAAGGTCGGCAGCGACATCCGCCAGGCCGAAGCAGCTCACGAAGATACGAGCAAGAAGGAAACGGGCATGAAGGATATCGTGTCCGGCACGGCGCTGGCCGGCTTGTTCAGCCTCTGCGCCAACGGCTTCCACATCCTGTCGTCCGAATTCAGCTATTGGATCGCCCTCGGCAAGACGGCGACGACACAGCTGCCCCTGGGCTTTTCCATGGCCCTTCTCGGCGCGGGCTACCTCATCGGCATTGCCAGCGGCATCGCCATCTTAGTCGGCACGCTCCTGGCATGGGTCGTCTTCGTCCCCTATCTGACCAGCGTCATCACGCCGGCTGAAGGCCAGGCTGCAGCCGACTTCGCCAGCCAGATCTGGGCTCAGAAGGTCCGCTTCATCGGCGCCGGCTGCATCGGCATTGCCGCCGTATGGACCCTGATCCGCCTGGCAAAACCGGTTATCGACGGCATTAAGATGTCCATCAGCGCGATTCGCGATAACGATACGGCAGAAAAGAAGGCCCTTCATCACACGGATATCGACATGACGCCGAAATCCATCGCCATCGTCTTCATCGCCATCCTCGTCGGCCTGTTCATCACGTTCTACTCCTTCGTAGGCGCTGCAGGCCTTCCCATGTCCGTCACGATTACCTACATCGTCGTCGGCATTATCGTCGCCGTCCTCATGGGCTTCTTCGTCGCCGCTGCCTGCGGCTACATGGCCGGCTTAATCGGCACCTCAGCCAGCCCGATTTCCGGCATCGGCATTTTGGGCATCATCGTATCGTCCCTCGTCGTCTTCGCCCTGAGCACGTCCTTCGGCGTCTTTGAAACAGCAGAAGGCACGAAATTCGCTACAGCCCTGGCGATCTTCATCACCAGCGTCATCGTCAGCATCGCCGCGATTTCCAACGACAACCTGCAGGACCTCAAGACAGGCTATATCGTAGGCGCTACGCCGTGGAAACAGCAGGTAGCCCTCATCCTGGGCTCGATCATCGGCGCCATCGCCATCGCTCCCGTACTGAACCTGCTCTATCAGGCCTACGGCTTCACCGGCGCCCTGCCCCGCGAAAGCATGGACCCGTCCCAGGCCTTATCGGCTCCGCAGGCAACCCTCATGACGACCATCGCCCAGGGGATTTTCAGCTCCAGCCTCGACTGGGATTACATCCTCTTAGGTATCGGCGTCGGCATCGTCGTCATCATCATCGACCTCTTGCTGACGAAAAACACGAAAGCCCTGGCCCTGCCGCCGCTGGCCGTAGGCATGGGCATCTACCTGCCGCCGACCTTGGAAATCCCCTTGGTCATCGGCTCGGTTATCGGCTACTTCGTACATAAGCACCTCAAGGCCAGAGCGGCGCTCCGCAGCCCGGGCCATGAAGAAGAAGACGTAGAAGCCTGCAGCCACCGCGGCGTACTCTTCGCGTCGGGCCTCATCGTCGGCGAAAGCCTTATGGGCGTCATCATCGCCCTGCTCATCGTCGTTTCCGTCACCTCCGGCGGCAGCGAAAACCCCTTGGCCCTCGTCGGCAAAGACTTCAAGAGCACGGCTGATATCCTCGGCCTCGTATGCTTCATCGGCGCCATCGCCTTGTTCGTCGGTCATATCCTTTCTACGAAGTTCACACCGGAAAAGAAAGATTAA
- a CDS encoding phosphatase PAP2 family protein: protein MIRFIFLCLGRLLVYRRAVLMAFAWIARFGYLAYVLYGLVEWFRPGRMAGTLYRRRTLLYCLFSVGLGSAASFVIGRIWSRPRPFVRHRGISSLIPHKENASFPSNHAMNSMAVALMLLSRKNWMGFPFLAGSVVLGASRVVCRLHYVSDVVGGFAIGAVSAWAIRRSAAAKEAATYVLWLYDGLAGAMAAWRRRW, encoded by the coding sequence ATGATTCGCTTTATATTTCTCTGCCTTGGCAGGCTGCTCGTATATCGCCGGGCTGTGCTGATGGCCTTTGCCTGGATTGCCCGCTTCGGCTACTTGGCCTACGTTTTGTACGGCCTTGTCGAGTGGTTCCGGCCCGGCCGCATGGCCGGCACCCTGTACCGCCGCCGGACTTTGTTGTACTGCCTGTTTTCCGTAGGGCTGGGCTCGGCCGCATCGTTTGTCATCGGGCGCATTTGGAGCCGTCCCCGTCCCTTTGTCCGCCATAGAGGGATATCTTCCCTCATTCCTCATAAGGAAAACGCGTCCTTTCCGAGCAATCACGCTATGAATTCCATGGCCGTAGCCCTCATGTTATTGAGCCGAAAGAACTGGATGGGCTTTCCCTTTTTAGCCGGCAGCGTCGTATTAGGCGCTTCGCGCGTCGTCTGCCGCCTTCATTATGTCAGCGACGTGGTAGGCGGTTTTGCCATTGGTGCGGTCAGCGCCTGGGCTATTCGGCGCAGCGCCGCCGCTAAGGAGGCGGCGACGTACGTTCTCTGGCTGTACGACGGCCTCGCCGGGGCGATGGCCGCCTGGCGCAGAAGATGGTAA
- a CDS encoding Na+/H+ antiporter NhaC family protein — protein MELWILAAFSAALIACLASGKSLILALLAGFLLFFSYGVKTGHPFSEMARLAVSGVKTAKNVIVTLILVGMLTAAWRVSGTIPYIVYHASQWCDGSAVLLASFLLCALVSALTGTSFGTAATIGVICMTIANSMNIPPMYSGGAIMAGAYFGDRCSPMSTSALLVAAITKTDIFTNCRLMVKTAMVPFVLTCAVYAAMGLLFQDGGAHHDAAGIFRQAFTLSWITLIPAALVIILSARHVDVKLIMIASTAAAAAIAVSTQQLTPLEVLTVCLLGFHPADPALARLASGGGAVSMTDVVAIICISSSYAGMFSGTGFLRGIQGHIAALSRRATPFGAVIATSVATSMVSCNQTLATMLTHQLCQSVEPDPQRLAIHLENTVIVISALVPWSIACSAFLAIIDAPLASVPLACYLYFLPLWNFLTSRPKQHRPQSNRL, from the coding sequence ATGGAACTATGGATATTAGCCGCCTTTTCCGCCGCTCTCATCGCCTGCCTGGCGTCAGGGAAATCGTTGATTCTCGCCTTGCTGGCAGGCTTCCTCTTGTTTTTCAGCTACGGCGTAAAAACGGGACATCCCTTTTCAGAAATGGCCCGTCTGGCTGTCTCAGGCGTCAAAACGGCCAAAAACGTCATCGTCACCTTGATTCTCGTCGGCATGCTGACGGCGGCCTGGCGCGTCAGCGGCACTATCCCATATATCGTGTACCATGCGTCCCAATGGTGCGACGGCAGTGCCGTTCTCCTGGCATCGTTTCTGCTGTGCGCCCTCGTATCGGCCCTGACCGGCACGTCCTTCGGTACGGCGGCCACCATCGGCGTCATCTGCATGACCATCGCCAACAGTATGAATATCCCGCCCATGTATTCCGGCGGGGCCATCATGGCCGGCGCATATTTCGGCGACCGCTGCTCCCCCATGTCGACAAGCGCCCTTCTCGTCGCCGCCATTACGAAGACCGATATCTTTACCAACTGCCGCCTCATGGTCAAGACGGCTATGGTCCCCTTCGTCCTGACCTGCGCCGTCTACGCGGCCATGGGCCTGCTGTTTCAAGACGGCGGTGCCCATCACGACGCGGCCGGAATCTTTCGACAGGCCTTTACCCTATCGTGGATTACTCTCATACCGGCGGCCCTGGTCATCATCTTATCGGCACGGCACGTCGATGTGAAGCTCATCATGATCGCCAGTACAGCGGCAGCCGCAGCTATTGCCGTAAGCACGCAGCAACTAACTCCCCTCGAAGTCCTGACAGTCTGCCTTTTAGGGTTTCATCCTGCCGATCCGGCTCTGGCCCGCTTGGCGTCTGGCGGCGGAGCTGTTTCCATGACCGATGTCGTCGCCATTATATGCATTTCATCCAGTTACGCCGGCATGTTTTCCGGCACGGGATTTCTCCGTGGCATCCAAGGGCATATAGCCGCCCTGAGCCGACGCGCGACGCCCTTCGGAGCCGTCATTGCGACATCCGTCGCAACCTCTATGGTCTCCTGCAACCAGACCTTAGCTACCATGCTGACACACCAGCTTTGCCAGTCTGTCGAGCCCGACCCGCAGCGCCTAGCTATTCATCTGGAAAACACGGTCATCGTCATTTCCGCCCTCGTCCCCTGGTCCATCGCCTGCTCGGCCTTTCTGGCGATTATCGACGCGCCCCTGGCCTCGGTGCCCCTGGCTTGTTACTTATATTTCCTTCCCCTTTGGAACTTCCTGACCAGCCGCCCGAAGCAACACCGCCCCCAGTCCAATAGATTATGA
- a CDS encoding YbaN family protein, with amino-acid sequence MPSFRAAPWHRIFQACWLALGFASLALGTIGIFLPILPTVPFYMLTLFCFAKGSARLHHWFQQSDLYQKHLADFLEKKSMPLKTKAVIMSTVTIMMAFAVWIMDASWPASLVVAIIWCIHVLYFLFAIKTER; translated from the coding sequence ATGCCGTCATTTCGTGCCGCTCCTTGGCACCGCATCTTTCAAGCCTGCTGGCTAGCCTTAGGCTTCGCGTCTCTGGCGTTAGGAACTATTGGGATATTCCTTCCTATTTTGCCGACGGTTCCCTTTTATATGCTGACGCTCTTTTGTTTTGCCAAAGGGTCAGCTCGTCTGCATCACTGGTTTCAGCAATCGGATTTATACCAAAAACATCTGGCAGATTTCCTAGAAAAGAAGTCCATGCCATTAAAAACAAAGGCTGTAATCATGAGTACTGTTACCATTATGATGGCTTTCGCCGTATGGATCATGGACGCTTCATGGCCAGCCAGTCTTGTCGTCGCTATAATTTGGTGCATACATGTATTATATTTTCTCTTCGCCATAAAAACAGAACGCTGA
- a CDS encoding SDR family NAD(P)-dependent oxidoreductase, translated as MRQKQIAIITGASSGLGRALAAYLDRSGVDEIWVNSRRAERLEALRQGIKTPMRIIAGDISDEMTIGAFRSALEKENPVVAYYIYAAGFGKIGAAGSIPLSELRQMIGVNDTAAVTLTEVCLPYMAAGSRVAFICSVAAFLPIPYLNVYAGTKAFLYRYGRALSVELAPRRVGVTVVCPYWIRDTEFIAVARQGEDQPYFRRFPFASSTAFVAKTAWDDLQKGKVVSTPGWVASLIRVGAKLLPSALVMKISRILFG; from the coding sequence ATGAGACAGAAGCAGATTGCCATTATTACGGGCGCGTCCAGCGGATTGGGACGGGCGCTGGCGGCCTATCTCGACCGGAGCGGCGTCGATGAAATATGGGTAAACAGCCGGCGTGCCGAACGCTTGGAAGCTCTTCGCCAAGGGATAAAAACGCCGATGCGGATCATTGCCGGAGACATCAGCGACGAGATGACGATAGGGGCCTTTCGGTCGGCTCTGGAAAAAGAGAACCCCGTCGTCGCCTATTACATATATGCCGCCGGGTTTGGAAAGATCGGTGCGGCCGGCAGCATTCCCTTATCTGAATTGCGGCAGATGATAGGAGTCAACGATACGGCGGCCGTGACGCTGACTGAAGTCTGCTTGCCGTATATGGCCGCAGGAAGCCGCGTGGCTTTCATCTGCTCTGTCGCGGCCTTTCTGCCGATTCCGTATCTGAACGTATACGCCGGGACCAAGGCCTTTTTGTATCGCTACGGCCGGGCGTTGTCTGTCGAACTTGCGCCGCGGCGCGTCGGCGTTACAGTCGTATGCCCCTACTGGATTAGAGATACGGAATTTATCGCCGTTGCCAGACAAGGGGAAGATCAGCCTTATTTCAGACGCTTTCCCTTTGCGTCGTCGACGGCCTTTGTAGCGAAGACCGCCTGGGATGATTTACAAAAAGGAAAGGTCGTGTCGACGCCGGGCTGGGTTGCCAGTCTGATTCGCGTCGGCGCGAAGCTGCTGCCGTCGGCCCTCGTCATGAAGATAAGCCGTATCTTGTTTGGGTGA
- a CDS encoding Cof-type HAD-IIB family hydrolase, whose protein sequence is MAATGVPNVLVLDIDGTTVTSQKCVDPDTKDALLQLQKQGIRLILASGRPPEGVYPIARQLRLQQFGGYIVAFNGSKVIEYKTKRCLYEQYLSKETLRSLWYDARCYGLGIMTYGKGKIITASEPDPYVRAESSWSHMPIVLHEDFLKHAPKTIYQCLLTGKPEQLQALNPLLSKLYLGKAEVFHSEPSCLEVTPCRVDKSLGLKKLFCHLDISPSQVVCCGDSYNDIGMLRYAGVGVAMANAPQAVKEFADYVTCRSNDERGIVEVVRRFFPAVLPA, encoded by the coding sequence ATGGCTGCAACGGGAGTACCGAACGTCCTCGTTCTGGATATAGACGGGACGACGGTGACATCGCAAAAATGCGTAGACCCAGATACGAAAGATGCCCTGCTTCAATTACAGAAGCAGGGCATCCGCCTTATCCTGGCGTCGGGCCGGCCGCCTGAAGGCGTATATCCCATTGCCAGACAACTGCGTCTGCAGCAGTTCGGCGGATATATCGTGGCTTTTAATGGTTCGAAGGTCATAGAGTACAAGACGAAGCGCTGTTTGTACGAGCAATATCTGTCGAAGGAAACGCTGCGCTCCTTGTGGTATGACGCCCGCTGCTACGGCTTGGGCATCATGACGTACGGCAAGGGGAAAATCATTACGGCGTCTGAGCCGGACCCCTATGTCCGGGCTGAGTCGTCGTGGAGCCATATGCCTATCGTCCTTCACGAGGATTTTCTAAAGCACGCTCCCAAGACGATTTACCAGTGCCTGCTTACAGGAAAGCCGGAACAGCTCCAGGCCCTTAACCCGCTGCTGTCGAAATTGTACCTCGGCAAGGCGGAAGTATTCCATTCGGAACCGTCCTGTCTGGAAGTGACACCGTGCCGCGTCGACAAATCGCTGGGCCTTAAAAAGCTGTTCTGTCATTTGGATATCTCGCCGTCTCAGGTCGTGTGCTGCGGAGACAGCTACAATGACATCGGCATGCTGCGGTATGCCGGAGTCGGCGTGGCCATGGCCAACGCGCCGCAGGCCGTCAAGGAATTTGCCGATTACGTCACCTGCCGTTCCAACGACGAGCGCGGCATTGTAGAAGTCGTCCGCCGGTTTTTCCCCGCCGTACTGCCGGCATAA
- a CDS encoding D-serine ammonia-lyase has product MNTDVKKYIETVPAVAKAAKLEEVFWINPKKEEQKNWHITAVSPEDIQDAAARLQRFAPYLETVFPELKASGGIIESELRDIPKMKDFLNRSYEAGIQGNLLLKMDSDLPISGSVKARGGIYEVLKHAEELAIEAGKLKETDNYAVLAEPEFRQFFSQYTVQVGSTGNLGMSIGIMSAQLGFRVIVHMSVDAKQWKKDLLRSRGVTVIEYEDNYCAAVEQGRKNSDADPMSYFVDDENSKNLFLGYSVAGRRLQKQLEAMQIPVDAEHPLFVYIPCGIGGAPGGVTYGLKEVYGDNVHCFFTEPTHACCMMLGMATGLHDGISVEDIGIDGKTDADGLAVGRPSAFVGRVVEPLLSGIATIQDGTLYDLMRGLLDTEGVFIEPSSCAAFAAFLQSDSLQEYVRQAGLEAVMGQATHIAWATGGSMVPEDVRQAYINTGI; this is encoded by the coding sequence ATGAACACAGATGTCAAGAAATATATAGAAACGGTGCCGGCTGTAGCGAAAGCCGCCAAATTGGAAGAAGTTTTCTGGATCAATCCGAAGAAGGAAGAACAGAAAAACTGGCATATTACGGCTGTGTCGCCTGAAGACATACAGGATGCGGCAGCCCGCCTCCAACGGTTTGCTCCTTATTTGGAAACGGTATTTCCCGAGCTCAAGGCCAGCGGCGGCATCATTGAATCGGAACTTCGGGATATTCCGAAGATGAAAGACTTTTTGAATCGCTCCTACGAAGCCGGCATTCAGGGAAACCTGCTTCTCAAGATGGACAGTGATTTGCCTATTTCCGGATCAGTCAAGGCCCGGGGCGGCATTTACGAGGTTCTGAAACACGCCGAAGAACTGGCAATAGAAGCGGGCAAGCTGAAGGAAACGGATAACTACGCCGTATTGGCGGAACCGGAATTTCGTCAATTTTTCAGTCAGTATACGGTGCAGGTCGGCAGTACAGGAAATTTAGGTATGAGCATCGGCATCATGAGCGCCCAGCTGGGCTTCCGCGTTATCGTTCACATGTCCGTCGACGCTAAGCAGTGGAAGAAAGATTTGCTCCGCAGCCGCGGCGTTACGGTCATTGAATATGAAGACAACTACTGCGCCGCCGTAGAACAAGGGCGGAAGAATTCCGATGCCGATCCCATGAGCTACTTCGTCGACGATGAAAACTCGAAGAACTTGTTCTTAGGCTACAGCGTGGCGGGCCGCCGTCTCCAGAAGCAGCTGGAAGCGATGCAGATTCCTGTAGATGCCGAGCATCCCTTGTTCGTCTATATTCCCTGCGGCATCGGCGGCGCTCCCGGCGGCGTCACCTACGGCCTGAAAGAAGTATACGGCGATAACGTTCACTGCTTCTTTACGGAACCGACTCATGCCTGCTGCATGATGCTGGGAATGGCGACGGGGCTTCACGACGGCATTTCCGTAGAAGATATCGGTATCGACGGCAAAACCGATGCTGACGGACTGGCTGTCGGCAGACCGTCGGCCTTCGTAGGCCGCGTCGTAGAACCGCTGCTGTCGGGCATTGCGACGATTCAGGATGGGACGCTGTACGATTTGATGCGGGGACTTCTCGATACGGAAGGCGTATTTATCGAGCCGAGCTCATGCGCTGCCTTTGCTGCCTTCCTTCAGTCGGATTCGCTGCAGGAATATGTCCGTCAGGCCGGCCTCGAAGCCGTTATGGGACAGGCGACGCACATCGCTTGGGCGACGGGCGGCAGCATGGTGCCGGAAGACGTCCGCCAGGCCTATATCAACACGGGGATATAA
- a CDS encoding alanine/glycine:cation symporter family protein, which produces MADIEIFVKQAADLLWGDWLLCALLGLGLVYTIMTGCIQLRFLCYIRRGLFLRASQKDGAAKKGCTSVQSLCASLASCVGSGNIVGVSTAILCGGPGALFWMWAAAFLGMATKFGEIVMGVRYHGEDRQGNITGGSMYYISQGLRWRKAGAAVAVFLFIQNCGATLIQSNTIAQVMKEAFYLPVGVTALFVAALMFFIISGGFKRLIYIAQRIVPFMAGLYLASGLVVFVVHLDAVPAMFQAIVSHAFAWEAGAGGVLGYTMKEAMRYGVARGLYSNEAGEGTAPVLHSAAQVDHPVRQGFYGIIEVFVDTFLICSATGIVVLLTGAAQFHDNAATLTAVAFDSVVPGMRYIMYFSLILFAGTSIMNQWYFGHVSLTFLKKESWDSLYRYAFPVLIVIGSLGTIQLVWSIQDIALGLLIIPNIVAMLFLSPEVRRLTKEFLDPANGYIAKRGE; this is translated from the coding sequence GTGGCAGATATAGAAATCTTTGTGAAGCAAGCTGCCGATTTGCTGTGGGGCGACTGGCTCCTGTGCGCGCTGCTGGGCCTGGGCCTGGTCTATACGATCATGACGGGCTGTATTCAGCTGCGGTTTCTCTGCTATATCCGGCGGGGACTGTTTCTGCGCGCCTCCCAGAAGGACGGCGCGGCAAAGAAGGGCTGTACGTCCGTCCAATCGCTGTGTGCCTCCCTTGCCAGTTGTGTCGGCAGCGGCAACATCGTCGGCGTTTCGACGGCAATCCTGTGCGGCGGTCCCGGCGCGTTGTTTTGGATGTGGGCGGCGGCCTTTCTGGGAATGGCTACGAAGTTCGGCGAAATCGTCATGGGCGTCCGCTATCACGGCGAAGACCGGCAGGGAAATATTACGGGCGGTTCTATGTACTATATTTCCCAAGGTTTGCGGTGGCGCAAAGCCGGCGCAGCCGTCGCCGTGTTCTTATTCATCCAAAACTGCGGCGCAACGCTGATCCAGTCCAATACGATTGCGCAGGTCATGAAAGAGGCCTTTTATCTGCCTGTCGGTGTGACGGCCCTGTTTGTGGCTGCGCTGATGTTCTTCATCATCAGCGGCGGGTTTAAGCGGCTCATATACATCGCCCAGCGCATCGTGCCGTTTATGGCCGGATTGTATTTGGCGAGCGGCCTGGTCGTGTTCGTTGTGCATCTGGATGCCGTGCCGGCTATGTTTCAAGCTATCGTGTCCCACGCCTTTGCCTGGGAGGCCGGAGCCGGCGGCGTGCTGGGCTATACGATGAAAGAAGCCATGCGCTACGGTGTAGCCCGGGGCCTGTATTCCAACGAAGCTGGTGAGGGCACGGCTCCCGTTCTTCACTCGGCGGCTCAGGTAGACCATCCGGTTCGGCAGGGCTTCTATGGCATCATCGAAGTATTTGTCGACACCTTTTTAATCTGCAGCGCGACGGGCATCGTCGTATTGCTGACCGGCGCGGCACAGTTTCACGACAACGCCGCGACGCTGACGGCTGTAGCCTTTGATTCCGTCGTGCCCGGCATGCGGTATATCATGTATTTCAGCTTGATATTATTCGCCGGCACATCTATCATGAACCAGTGGTATTTCGGCCATGTCAGTCTTACGTTTTTGAAGAAAGAATCATGGGATTCCCTGTATCGGTATGCCTTTCCTGTCCTCATCGTCATCGGCAGCTTGGGAACGATACAGTTGGTCTGGTCCATTCAGGATATTGCGCTGGGATTGCTCATCATTCCCAATATCGTCGCGATGCTGTTTTTGTCGCCGGAAGTTCGGCGTCTTACGAAGGAATTCTTAGACCCGGCTAATGGGTATATTGCAAAAAGAGGAGAATAA
- a CDS encoding alkaline phosphatase family protein, whose protein sequence is MKEHVEHTRKPSVLLVSVDALKPEFLFEQERLGISLPFLTSYFLKGGRVAPKGMKSVFPPFTYPCHQSMITGTNPVTHGIVNNAVFDPSSRHKGAWHWFANKRVTTLWEAAHQAGYVVGSAAFPTSVGAKGDYVAPEFWWDGSEMDSAFIDAVSTPQGLVAEMEADIGRYAGGLDLSDDGDAQRYKAAAWLLQNKLGPCQEEKPFFLTAYFASFDESAHQFGVYSKEAARSLEKIDAMVGMLVREAEAIAGGSLIVCVVSDHGTLDNTHTVYPNVLLRQAGLIECDDTGRVTDWKAYSQRAGGICEIRLARKDDEASRKILDGVMRELAQDGRNAIMAVLTGEEARARGGFPDADYVLISHKGYEIRDDADGKFIRTELTQKAQHGYNEEFPEMRASFLLAGEGVEEGVVDDMRLIDVAPTLAALMGAELPDAEGRNVLA, encoded by the coding sequence ATGAAGGAACATGTAGAACATACTAGAAAGCCCAGCGTTTTATTGGTGTCCGTCGACGCCTTAAAGCCGGAATTTCTCTTTGAACAGGAACGATTAGGCATTTCCCTTCCGTTTCTTACGTCGTATTTTCTGAAGGGCGGGCGCGTCGCGCCGAAGGGCATGAAAAGCGTCTTCCCGCCTTTTACCTATCCGTGTCACCAAAGCATGATTACGGGAACGAACCCCGTGACTCACGGCATCGTCAACAACGCCGTATTCGACCCGTCGTCGCGCCATAAGGGCGCGTGGCACTGGTTTGCCAACAAGCGGGTGACGACCCTTTGGGAAGCGGCCCACCAGGCTGGCTATGTCGTAGGCAGCGCGGCCTTTCCTACTTCTGTCGGCGCCAAGGGCGATTACGTAGCGCCGGAATTTTGGTGGGACGGCTCGGAGATGGACAGTGCCTTTATCGACGCCGTGTCGACGCCTCAGGGTTTGGTTGCGGAAATGGAAGCAGATATCGGCCGTTACGCCGGAGGCTTGGATTTGTCTGACGACGGAGACGCTCAGCGGTATAAGGCTGCCGCGTGGCTGCTGCAGAACAAGCTGGGACCCTGCCAGGAAGAAAAGCCTTTCTTCCTGACGGCGTATTTCGCCAGTTTTGACGAAAGCGCCCATCAGTTCGGCGTATACAGCAAGGAAGCGGCCCGCAGTTTGGAAAAAATCGACGCCATGGTCGGCATGCTGGTTCGCGAAGCCGAAGCCATTGCGGGCGGCAGCCTCATCGTCTGCGTCGTATCCGACCACGGCACGTTGGACAACACTCACACTGTTTATCCCAACGTATTGCTGCGTCAGGCCGGGCTGATCGAATGCGACGATACGGGCCGCGTTACCGATTGGAAAGCGTACAGCCAGCGAGCCGGCGGCATTTGTGAAATCCGCCTGGCCCGCAAGGACGACGAAGCGTCTCGGAAGATACTGGACGGCGTCATGAGAGAGCTGGCCCAGGACGGACGGAACGCCATCATGGCCGTCCTGACCGGCGAAGAAGCGCGGGCCCGCGGCGGCTTCCCCGACGCCGACTACGTGTTGATTTCCCATAAAGGGTACGAAATACGGGACGACGCGGACGGCAAGTTTATCCGTACGGAGCTGACGCAGAAGGCGCAGCACGGATATAACGAGGAATTTCCCGAAATGCGGGCGTCCTTCCTGCTGGCCGGCGAGGGCGTCGAAGAAGGCGTCGTCGACGACATGCGCCTCATCGACGTCGCGCCGACGCTGGCCGCCCTGATGGGGGCCGAGCTTCCCGACGCGGAAGGCCGTAACGTATTGGCATAA